In a single window of the Cucumis melo cultivar AY chromosome 11, USDA_Cmelo_AY_1.0, whole genome shotgun sequence genome:
- the LOC103499002 gene encoding uncharacterized protein LOC103499002 translates to MDPQAFIRLSIGSLGLRIPGTSLNSTKPGVNAFSSPCSCEIRLRGFPMQTSSIPLVPSPEAIPDSHVIASSFYLEESDLKALLAPGCFYNTHACLEISVFSGRKGSHCGVGIKRQLIGTFKLDVSPEWGDGKPVILFNGWIGIGKSKNENGRHGAELHLRVKLDPDPRYVFQFQDVTRSSPQIVQLQGSIKQPIFSCKFSRDRVSQADSLSNYWSGLGDGSDLEVERRERKGWKVKIHDLSGSAVAAAFITTPFVPSTGCDWVARSNPGSWLIVRPDVCIPESWQPWGKLEAWRERGIRDTVCCRFHLLSEAQEGGELLMSEIHINAEKGGEFFIDTDKQLRAATSPIPSPQSSGDFAALGQVVGGFVMSCRVQGEGRSSKPTVQLAMRHVTCIEDAAIFMALAAAVDLSIEACRPFRRKIRRTPRHS, encoded by the exons ATGGATCCTCAGGCGTTTATTAGGTTGTCAATTGGATCATTGGGATTGAGAATCCCAGGAACTTCTCTAAACTCTACAAAACCTGGAGTCAATGCTTTCTCTTCTCCGTGTTCGTGTGAAATTCGTCTTCGGGGTTTCCCTATGCAGACATCTTCAATCCCTCTAGTCCCGTCTCCTGAAGCAATACCTGACTCTCATGTCATTGCCTCAAGCTTCTATCTTGAAGAGTCCGATCTGAAAGCATTACTGGCACCTGGCTGCTTCTACAACACCCATGCCTGTCTTGAAATATCTGTCTTCTCGGGAAGGAAGGGATCCCACTGTGGTGTTGGGATCAAAAGGCAGCTGATCGGGACGTTTAAACTGGACGTCAGTCCTGAGTGGGGTGATGGGAAGCCAGTCATTCTttttaatgggtggataggcaTTGGCAAAAGCAAGAATGAGAATGGAAGACATGGAGCAGAGCTTCATTTGAGAGTTAAACTAGATCCTGATCCAAGATATGTTTTTCAGTTCCAAGATGTTACTAGATCAAGCCCCCAAATCGTCCAGCTTCAAGGCTCAATCAAGCAGCCGATCTTCAGTTGCAAATTTAGTCGAGACAG ggTATCCCAGGCGGATTCCTTGAGCAACTATTGGTCAGGTCTTGGTGATGGCTCGGATCTTGAGGTCGAGCGAAGAGAAAGAAAAGGCTGGAAGGTGAAGATACATGATCTTTCTGGCTCGGCTGTTGCAGCAGCCTTCATAACTACTCCCTTTGTGCCATCAACAGGTTGCGATTGGGTTGCCAGGTCAAACCCCGGGTCCTGGCTGATTGTTCGTCCTGATGTTTGCATACCTGAAAGTTGGCAGCCATGGGGAAAGCTCGAGGCGTGGCGCGAGCGTGGGATTAGAGACACTGTCTGCTGTCGCTTTCACCTTCTCTCTGAAGCCCAAGAGGGAGGTGAGCTTCTCATGTCTGAGATCCATATCAATGCCGAGAAAGGCGGGGAATTCTTTATAGACACCGACAAACAATTGCGAGCAGCAACAAGTCCAATACCGAGTCCACAGAGCAGTGGAGACTTTGCAGCATTAGGCCAAGTGGTTGGAGGCTTTGTCATGAGTTGCAGAGTACAAGGGGAAGGAAGAAGCAGTAAGCCAACGGTTCAACTCGCAATGCGACACGTGACATGTATAGAAGATGCTGCTATTTTCATGGCGCTTGCAGCTGCAGTTGATCTCAGCATTGAGGCATGTAGGCCGTTCCGAAGGAAGATTAGGAGAACGCCTCGGCATTCATAG